The Vibrio echinoideorum genome includes a region encoding these proteins:
- the trmD gene encoding tRNA (guanosine(37)-N1)-methyltransferase TrmD, translating to MWVGVISLFPEMFRSVTDFGVTGQAVKNGLLSIETWNPRDFTHDKHRTVDDRPYGGGPGMLMMVQPLRDAIKTAKQAAPGKTKVIYLSPQGRKLDQKGVEELATNENIVLICGRYEGVDERIIQSEVDEEWSIGDFVMTGGELPAMTLIDSVSRFVPGVLGDFASAEEDSFANGLLDCPHYTRPEVLDGKDVPSVLKSGNHKDIRLWRLKQSLGRTWLRRPELLENLALTDEQEQLLAEFIKEHRS from the coding sequence ATGTGGGTTGGCGTAATTAGCCTGTTTCCTGAAATGTTCCGTTCTGTTACTGATTTTGGAGTAACAGGTCAAGCGGTTAAGAATGGTCTTTTATCTATTGAGACATGGAATCCTCGCGATTTCACTCATGATAAACATCGCACTGTTGATGACAGACCTTACGGTGGTGGTCCTGGCATGTTAATGATGGTTCAGCCTTTGCGCGATGCTATCAAAACAGCCAAGCAAGCAGCACCGGGTAAGACGAAAGTTATCTATCTTTCACCTCAAGGTCGTAAACTCGATCAGAAAGGTGTTGAAGAGCTGGCTACAAACGAGAACATCGTTCTAATTTGTGGGCGCTATGAAGGGGTAGATGAGCGTATCATTCAATCTGAAGTTGACGAAGAATGGTCAATTGGGGATTTTGTGATGACGGGTGGTGAACTGCCAGCCATGACGTTGATTGATTCAGTCTCTCGGTTTGTTCCGGGTGTACTTGGCGATTTCGCGTCAGCAGAAGAAGATTCTTTTGCTAATGGCTTGTTAGATTGCCCTCATTATACGCGTCCTGAAGTGTTAGATGGAAAAGATGTACCTAGTGTACTGAAATCTGGAAACCACAAGGATATTCGTCTCTGGCGATTGAAACAATCGTTGGGCCGAACTTGGCTAAGAAGACCAGAACTCCTGGAAAACCTAGCTCTGACTGACGAACAGGAACAATTACTGGCTGAATTCATTAAAGAGCATCGCTCTTAA
- the zapD gene encoding cell division protein ZapD — MITHKFEHPLNEKTRIYLRVESLLRQLHLSSTFSDAQQYQLFFRSIFDLIEIFEQIQLKSELAKDIEKQRVTYKSWLDVEGVDQEMLTSLLNDIGNIYRELMQAERFGQSLKEDRFLSAIRQRFNLPGGSCCFDLPALHYWLHLPLDKRMRDAKAWMDSLQPLYEALTLWLKLTRETGHFKEKIARAGFFQSDADEANILRLSIPMQYGAYPMISGHKNRFAVKFMSFETGQACTQDIEFELAICT, encoded by the coding sequence ATGATCACCCACAAATTTGAACATCCTCTAAATGAGAAAACACGAATCTACTTAAGAGTTGAGTCACTCTTGAGGCAGTTACACTTGTCTTCTACATTTTCTGATGCTCAACAGTATCAACTCTTTTTCCGTTCGATCTTCGATCTGATTGAAATCTTTGAGCAGATCCAACTCAAAAGCGAACTCGCAAAAGACATTGAGAAGCAACGTGTAACCTACAAAAGCTGGTTAGATGTTGAAGGTGTCGATCAAGAGATGCTTACATCACTGCTCAACGATATTGGTAATATCTATCGTGAATTGATGCAGGCAGAGCGTTTTGGTCAGTCACTTAAGGAAGACCGTTTCCTAAGTGCTATTCGTCAACGTTTTAATCTACCAGGCGGTTCATGCTGCTTTGATTTACCCGCACTGCATTATTGGCTACACCTTCCTCTAGATAAGAGAATGAGAGATGCCAAAGCGTGGATGGATAGCCTACAGCCTTTGTATGAAGCGCTAACGCTATGGTTAAAGCTAACCAGAGAGACTGGGCACTTTAAAGAGAAAATTGCTCGGGCTGGCTTCTTCCAGAGCGATGCTGATGAAGCGAATATCCTTCGCCTATCTATTCCAATGCAATACGGTGCCTACCCGATGATCTCGGGACATAAAAACCGTTTTGCCGTCAAATTCATGAGCTTTGAAACAGGGCAAGCCTGTACTCAAGATATCGAATTTGAATTGGCTATCTGCACCTAA
- the rpsP gene encoding 30S ribosomal protein S16 has translation MVTIRLARHGAKKRPFYQIVVADSRNSVTGRFIEKVGFFNPTAQGQEEGLRLDLDRVNHWVGQGASLSDRVAKLVKDAQKAA, from the coding sequence ATGGTAACCATTCGTTTGGCACGTCACGGTGCAAAGAAGCGCCCATTTTATCAAATCGTAGTTGCGGATAGCCGTAACTCTGTAACTGGCCGTTTCATCGAGAAAGTAGGTTTCTTTAACCCTACAGCTCAAGGTCAAGAAGAAGGTCTACGTCTAGACCTAGATCGTGTTAACCACTGGGTTGGTCAAGGCGCATCTCTATCTGATCGTGTAGCTAAGCTAGTTAAAGACGCTCAAAAAGCGGCTTAA
- the coaE gene encoding dephospho-CoA kinase (Dephospho-CoA kinase (CoaE) performs the final step in coenzyme A biosynthesis.), giving the protein MATIIGLSGGIASGKTTVANLFNEHFNIDIVDADIVAREVVALGSEGLKQIAAHFGDAILLENGTLNRSQLRELIFSNPKEKQWLNDLLHPMIRDKIDSDLSKVTSPYALLVAPLLVENQMQGMADRVLIVDVPAEVQIERTMSRDNVSREQVTSILKSQASREQRLAVADDVIKNHTKNQELLLQITDLHQKYLAISTVDRSE; this is encoded by the coding sequence ATGGCAACGATTATCGGATTAAGTGGTGGTATCGCAAGTGGCAAAACCACAGTGGCTAACCTCTTCAATGAACATTTTAATATTGATATTGTCGATGCTGATATCGTGGCACGTGAAGTTGTGGCACTAGGCAGCGAAGGCTTGAAACAAATTGCGGCTCATTTTGGGGACGCTATCTTACTTGAAAATGGGACTCTAAATCGAAGTCAGTTACGTGAACTAATCTTCTCTAATCCCAAAGAGAAACAGTGGCTCAATGATCTTCTTCACCCAATGATCCGCGACAAAATTGACAGTGACCTGTCTAAAGTCACATCTCCTTATGCTTTATTAGTAGCGCCTCTATTGGTTGAAAACCAGATGCAAGGCATGGCCGATCGCGTATTAATCGTTGATGTGCCAGCTGAAGTGCAAATAGAACGCACAATGAGTCGTGACAATGTCTCTAGAGAACAAGTTACATCAATTTTAAAATCACAAGCATCAAGAGAACAACGCTTAGCAGTTGCAGATGACGTGATTAAAAACCATACTAAAAACCAAGAACTTTTGCTTCAAATCACAGATTTACATCAAAAGTATCTGGCAATCAGTACAGTAGATAGGTCAGAATAG
- the rimM gene encoding ribosome maturation factor RimM (Essential for efficient processing of 16S rRNA), translating to MSMKGTETMSEQNNRIVMGKLGSTYGIRGWLKVFSYTDNAESIFDYSPWYLNQKGKWVEYKVESWKRHGQGYVCKLAGLDVREDAQLMTNFEIAIDPASLPELSEDEFYWRELFGMQVFTTKGYDLGEVTDLLETGSNDVLVIKANLKDAFGQKERLVPYLEEQVIKKVDREARRIEVDWDPGF from the coding sequence ATGTCGATGAAGGGTACAGAAACTATGAGCGAGCAAAACAATAGAATTGTCATGGGTAAACTTGGGTCTACCTATGGTATTCGTGGCTGGCTTAAAGTGTTCTCCTACACAGACAATGCTGAAAGCATATTTGATTACAGCCCTTGGTATTTAAACCAAAAGGGCAAGTGGGTTGAGTACAAAGTTGAAAGCTGGAAACGTCATGGCCAAGGTTATGTATGTAAGCTAGCGGGATTAGATGTTCGTGAAGACGCACAACTGATGACTAACTTTGAAATTGCTATTGACCCTGCTTCGTTACCTGAATTGTCAGAAGATGAATTCTACTGGCGCGAATTGTTCGGTATGCAAGTTTTTACCACTAAAGGTTACGACCTTGGTGAGGTCACTGACCTATTAGAAACTGGCTCGAACGATGTTCTAGTAATCAAAGCAAATCTTAAAGATGCTTTTGGCCAAAAGGAACGGTTAGTACCGTACCTTGAAGAGCAAGTGATCAAGAAAGTTGATCGCGAAGCTCGCCGGATCGAAGTTGACTGGGATCCTGGATTCTAA
- the yacG gene encoding DNA gyrase inhibitor YacG: MSKKITIVKCPQCNTDVEWGEQSPHRPFCSKQCQMIDFGEWADEENSIAGAPDMSDSDGWSEDPH; the protein is encoded by the coding sequence ATGTCGAAAAAAATCACCATCGTTAAATGCCCTCAATGTAATACTGACGTTGAATGGGGTGAACAAAGCCCACATCGCCCGTTTTGCAGCAAACAATGTCAGATGATTGACTTTGGTGAATGGGCAGATGAAGAAAACAGCATCGCTGGCGCACCAGATATGTCTGATAGCGATGGTTGGTCAGAAGACCCACACTAA
- the rplS gene encoding 50S ribosomal protein L19 has translation MSNIIKALEEEQLKSDLPKFAPGDTVVVQVKVKEGDRERLQAFEGVVIAIRNRGLHSAFTVRKISNGEGVERAFQTHSPMVDSIEVKRRGAVRRAKLYYLRERSGKSARIKEKLTRK, from the coding sequence ATGAGCAACATCATCAAGGCTCTTGAAGAAGAGCAACTAAAATCAGACCTTCCTAAATTCGCACCAGGTGACACTGTTGTAGTTCAGGTTAAGGTAAAAGAAGGTGACCGTGAGCGTCTACAGGCTTTCGAAGGCGTTGTAATCGCTATTCGTAACCGTGGTCTACACTCTGCATTCACAGTTCGTAAGATCTCGAACGGTGAAGGCGTAGAGCGTGCGTTCCAAACTCACTCTCCAATGGTTGATAGCATCGAAGTTAAACGCCGTGGTGCAGTACGTCGTGCCAAGTTGTACTACCTACGTGAGCGTTCTGGTAAGTCAGCTCGTATTAAAGAGAAACTTACTAGAAAGTAA
- a CDS encoding prepilin peptidase: MEVFHYYPWLFPVLAFIFSLLIGSFLNVVIHRLPIMMEREWQQECSEYFSQYKIPAPEGTFNLSVPRSTCPKCKTQLRVIDNIPVLSWLLLKGKCHSCTNPISARYPLVELLTATLCTVVASHFGFSYYAIALIFFTFALITATFIDLDTMLLPDQITLPLVWSGIALALFNISPISLQNSVVGAMAGYLALWSVYWLFKLLTGKEGMGYGDFKLLAALGAWLGWQHLPMIILLSSLVGLVFGLIQLRLKQQGIDKAFPFGPYLAIAGWVSLMWGNDIMGWYFTSVLGI, translated from the coding sequence ATGGAAGTATTTCACTACTATCCTTGGCTATTCCCTGTATTAGCTTTCATTTTTAGCCTTCTTATTGGCAGCTTTCTCAACGTTGTGATTCATCGACTGCCTATTATGATGGAACGCGAATGGCAACAAGAGTGCTCGGAATATTTTTCTCAATATAAAATCCCAGCACCTGAAGGTACATTCAATCTCAGTGTTCCGCGATCTACCTGCCCGAAGTGCAAAACTCAATTAAGAGTCATCGACAACATCCCGGTATTAAGCTGGTTACTATTAAAAGGTAAGTGCCACAGTTGTACTAATCCGATCAGTGCTCGCTACCCTTTAGTCGAACTGCTTACCGCAACACTTTGCACCGTCGTCGCTAGTCACTTTGGTTTCAGCTATTACGCTATTGCTCTGATATTTTTCACATTCGCATTGATCACTGCGACCTTTATCGATCTCGATACTATGCTGCTGCCGGATCAAATTACCTTACCTTTGGTTTGGTCTGGTATCGCATTAGCTCTGTTTAATATCAGCCCGATATCCCTTCAAAACTCCGTAGTAGGTGCAATGGCAGGCTACCTAGCTCTTTGGTCTGTTTACTGGCTATTCAAGCTACTCACGGGAAAAGAGGGGATGGGTTACGGTGACTTTAAATTATTAGCAGCACTTGGGGCGTGGCTTGGTTGGCAGCATCTGCCTATGATCATTCTCTTGTCTTCGCTTGTCGGCCTTGTTTTTGGGTTGATTCAGCTTCGATTGAAACAACAAGGCATTGATAAAGCGTTCCCATTTGGGCCGTACCTCGCCATTGCTGGTTGGGTAAGCTTGATGTGGGGCAACGACATCATGGGTTGGTATTTCACTTCTGTACTAGGAATTTAA